Proteins from a single region of Azospira inquinata:
- a CDS encoding PAS domain-containing sensor histidine kinase, which yields MRTSPVFFFPRKRASLLALAGGLLLAGGAPAWGEGAGLRPVGGGNGLAMPAPDEVGWGRETGQPAPVRHGTSSRGSAGDRAGAGNLQTSPASDAASMPSPGADPVPAASATTPDIPAPEATPVSGTDWRYGLIPGLLLGAGAAGAFLWERRSRRKVERDRDRLFSLSLGLLCVATLGGRIRRANPAFQRVLGYRLEELVGRSLVELAVAPDDSKVEDGLARLAQGKPWEFEGRFRCASGGEKWLLWNLNPAPQDGLLYAVAHDITDRKRAEAAVLEEYGFRKAIEESVSTGLRAIDLEGRIIDVNPAFCRMLGWSETELLGLKPPFPYWPPEERPTLEANFAQTLAGKIPPRGFEQRVMRKNGERIDVRFYISPLIDGDGRQTGWMGSMTDITEPKRVRAELERSQERFVTVLDGLDSAVYVADVDSNEILFANRAFKYLFGADAVGRDCWEVTGSCRPPRGAFDCDPRLLSPEVLPRPLFDGEVRNEETGAWYHLHDRAIRWVDGRVVRVQIATDISERKRLDEVNLQQQKRLEQTSRLITMGEMASSLAHELNQPLAAIAAYCAGCVKRLQSGRGKPEELLSAMAKASAQAERAGKIIHRMRDFVKKSEPHRAAVALADIVEETLGFANIEAHRLEVMICLDLPPELPPLWADRIMIEQVLLNLVKNGIEAMGEVPRERRQLTVSARLADNWTVEVTVADHGHGLGDKSADQLFAPFFTTKTEGMGMGLSICRSMIEFHQGRLWAEPNPDGGALFKFTLPLEREL from the coding sequence ATGCGTACTTCCCCGGTTTTCTTTTTTCCCCGTAAACGGGCGTCCCTATTGGCTTTAGCCGGGGGGCTGCTGCTTGCAGGCGGTGCTCCCGCCTGGGGCGAAGGGGCCGGCCTGCGCCCCGTGGGGGGCGGCAACGGCCTGGCCATGCCCGCCCCCGACGAGGTGGGCTGGGGGCGGGAGACCGGCCAGCCAGCTCCGGTCCGTCATGGCACCTCCTCCAGGGGCAGCGCCGGGGATCGGGCCGGGGCGGGAAATCTTCAGACCTCGCCTGCCAGTGATGCGGCGTCCATGCCTTCCCCCGGGGCGGACCCGGTGCCGGCGGCTTCCGCGACAACGCCCGACATCCCGGCCCCTGAGGCAACCCCCGTTTCCGGTACCGATTGGCGTTATGGCCTGATTCCCGGGCTTCTGCTCGGTGCCGGTGCGGCCGGGGCTTTCCTCTGGGAGCGCCGCTCCCGGCGCAAGGTGGAACGGGATCGGGATCGGCTTTTTTCCCTCTCCCTGGGCCTGCTCTGCGTGGCTACCCTGGGGGGGCGCATTCGCCGGGCCAATCCGGCTTTCCAGCGGGTGCTGGGCTATCGGCTGGAAGAATTGGTAGGGCGTTCCCTGGTGGAACTGGCGGTGGCCCCGGACGATTCCAAGGTGGAAGATGGCCTGGCCCGCCTGGCCCAGGGCAAGCCCTGGGAATTCGAAGGGCGCTTCCGTTGTGCCAGTGGCGGAGAAAAATGGCTGTTGTGGAATCTCAATCCGGCTCCCCAGGACGGCCTGCTTTACGCGGTGGCCCACGACATCACGGACCGCAAGCGAGCTGAGGCGGCGGTGCTGGAGGAATACGGCTTTCGCAAGGCCATTGAGGAATCCGTTTCCACGGGGCTGCGGGCCATTGACCTGGAAGGCCGGATCATCGACGTCAATCCGGCCTTTTGTCGCATGTTGGGCTGGTCCGAGACCGAACTCCTGGGCTTGAAGCCCCCTTTCCCCTACTGGCCCCCCGAGGAACGTCCCACTCTGGAAGCCAATTTCGCCCAGACCCTGGCGGGCAAAATTCCCCCCCGGGGCTTTGAGCAGCGGGTGATGCGCAAAAACGGGGAGCGTATTGACGTGCGCTTCTACATCTCCCCCCTGATCGACGGGGATGGCCGCCAGACCGGCTGGATGGGCTCCATGACCGACATCACGGAGCCCAAGCGGGTGCGGGCCGAGCTGGAGCGTTCCCAGGAACGTTTTGTCACCGTGCTGGATGGCCTGGATTCGGCGGTCTATGTGGCGGACGTGGATAGCAACGAAATTCTCTTCGCCAACCGGGCCTTCAAATATCTGTTCGGCGCCGACGCGGTGGGCCGGGACTGCTGGGAAGTGACCGGCTCCTGCCGCCCGCCCCGGGGCGCCTTCGACTGCGATCCCCGGCTCCTGTCCCCGGAAGTGCTGCCCCGTCCCCTCTTCGACGGGGAGGTGCGCAACGAGGAAACGGGGGCCTGGTACCACCTCCATGACCGGGCTATCCGCTGGGTAGATGGTCGGGTGGTGCGGGTCCAGATTGCCACGGACATTTCCGAGCGCAAGCGCCTGGACGAGGTGAATCTGCAACAGCAAAAGCGCCTGGAACAGACCTCCCGCCTCATTACCATGGGGGAAATGGCTTCTAGCCTGGCCCACGAGTTGAATCAACCCCTGGCCGCCATTGCCGCCTATTGCGCCGGTTGCGTTAAACGCCTGCAAAGCGGTCGGGGCAAGCCGGAGGAACTCCTGTCCGCCATGGCCAAGGCCAGCGCCCAGGCCGAGCGGGCGGGCAAAATCATTCACCGGATGCGGGATTTCGTGAAAAAAAGCGAGCCCCACCGGGCCGCCGTGGCCCTGGCGGATATCGTGGAAGAAACCCTGGGCTTTGCCAATATTGAAGCCCATCGCCTGGAAGTGATGATTTGCCTGGACCTGCCCCCCGAGCTGCCGCCCCTTTGGGCGGACCGGATCATGATCGAGCAGGTGCTCCTCAATCTGGTCAAAAACGGCATCGAAGCCATGGGGGAAGTGCCCCGGGAGCGGCGTCAATTGACGGTTTCGGCGCGGCTGGCGGACAATTGGACGGTGGAGGTGACGGTGGCGGACCATGGCCACGGTCTGGGCGACAAGAGCGCCGACCAGCTGTTTGCCCCGTTTTTCACCACCAAGACCGAAGGGATGGGTATGGGGCTTTCCATTTGCCGCTCCATGATCGAGTTCCACCAGGGGCGCCTGTGGGCCGAGCCCAACCCGGACGGCGGCGCCCTTTTCAAATTTACCTTGCCTCTGGAGCGTGAGCTATGA
- the aceE gene encoding pyruvate dehydrogenase (acetyl-transferring), homodimeric type has protein sequence MAAPSPSPLSPNPDLDPGETREWIDALAGVIDKEGPDRAHFLLSRLITEAREDGIDLPYSATTEYINTIPANQQPKYPGDPDMEEKIRSVIRWNAAAMVVRANKHTNVGGHIASFASSAVLYDVGFNWFWRAPTAERGGDLIYFQGHSVPGVYARAFMLGRLTEEQMDSYRQEVDGKGISSYPHPWLMPDFWQFPTVSMGLGPLQAIYSARFMKYLDSRDVAKTAGRKVWAFLGDGEIDEVESLGAIGMAAREKLDNLIFVVNCNLQRLDGPVRGNGKIIQELEGDFRGAGWNVIKLIWGTHWDALFARDKKGILKKRMMECVDGEYQTFKAKNGAYVREHFFNTPELKELVADWTDDDIWALNRGGHDMFKIYTAFKAATETQGQPTVILAKTIKGYGMGVAGEAMNIAHQAKKMGTDALKRMRDRFGLTIPDDQIEQVPYLKFPDDSPEVAYMKARRDALGGYIPARRRTAEALPMPPLSAFDSLLKASGQGREFSTTMALVRILSHLLKDKALAKHIVPIVPDESRTFGMEGMFRQFGIWNQEGQKYVPEDHDQLMFYKESRTGQILQEGINEAGAMADWIAAGTSYSTHGVQMVPFYIFYSMFGLQRTMDLCWAAADQRTRGFLIGGTSGRTTLNGEGLQHEDGHSHLLSAAIPNCISYDPTFAYEVAVIVQDGLRRMYVEQEDVYYYITVLNENYEHPEMPEGVEAAILKGMYQLKKGVASDGPRVQLLGSGSILREVIAAADLLRQDWGVEADIWSCPSFTELSRDGYAAQRWNMLHPLETPRRSHVEACLEDTRGPIVAATDYVRLVADQIRPFLNRRYTVLGTDGFGRSDTRAKLRHFFEVDRYWVTLAALKSLADDGLLAREKVAEALTKYGLDPEKLNPLHA, from the coding sequence ATGGCAGCTCCCTCCCCTTCCCCCCTTTCTCCCAACCCCGATCTGGACCCCGGTGAAACCCGGGAATGGATTGACGCCCTGGCCGGGGTCATCGATAAGGAGGGCCCGGACCGGGCCCATTTCCTCCTCTCCCGCCTGATTACGGAAGCGCGGGAGGACGGCATCGACCTCCCCTATAGCGCCACCACCGAATACATCAACACCATCCCGGCCAATCAGCAGCCCAAATACCCGGGGGACCCGGACATGGAGGAAAAAATCCGCTCCGTGATCCGCTGGAATGCCGCGGCCATGGTGGTCCGGGCCAACAAGCACACCAACGTGGGAGGCCACATCGCCTCCTTCGCCTCCAGCGCCGTGCTCTACGACGTGGGCTTCAACTGGTTCTGGCGCGCCCCCACGGCGGAGCGGGGCGGGGATCTGATTTACTTCCAGGGCCACTCCGTGCCCGGGGTTTATGCCCGGGCCTTCATGCTCGGTCGCCTCACCGAAGAGCAAATGGACAGTTACCGCCAGGAAGTGGACGGCAAGGGCATTTCCTCCTACCCCCACCCCTGGCTGATGCCGGATTTCTGGCAATTCCCCACCGTCTCCATGGGCCTGGGGCCTTTGCAGGCCATCTATTCCGCCCGCTTCATGAAATACCTGGATAGCCGGGACGTGGCCAAAACCGCCGGTCGCAAGGTCTGGGCCTTCCTGGGGGATGGGGAAATCGACGAAGTGGAATCCCTGGGGGCCATCGGTATGGCGGCCCGGGAAAAGCTGGATAACCTGATTTTTGTGGTGAACTGCAACCTGCAACGGCTGGACGGCCCGGTGCGGGGCAACGGCAAAATCATCCAGGAACTGGAAGGGGACTTCCGGGGCGCTGGCTGGAATGTCATCAAGCTCATCTGGGGCACCCACTGGGACGCCCTCTTCGCCCGGGATAAAAAGGGCATCCTGAAAAAACGCATGATGGAATGCGTGGACGGGGAATACCAAACCTTCAAGGCCAAAAACGGGGCCTATGTGCGGGAGCATTTCTTCAACACCCCGGAACTGAAGGAACTGGTGGCGGACTGGACCGATGACGACATCTGGGCCCTGAACCGGGGCGGCCACGACATGTTCAAGATTTACACCGCCTTCAAGGCTGCCACGGAAACCCAGGGCCAGCCCACGGTCATCCTGGCCAAGACCATCAAGGGTTACGGCATGGGGGTGGCCGGGGAAGCCATGAACATCGCCCACCAGGCGAAGAAAATGGGCACGGACGCCTTGAAGCGCATGCGGGACCGTTTCGGCCTGACCATTCCGGACGACCAGATCGAACAGGTGCCCTACCTGAAATTCCCGGACGATTCCCCGGAAGTGGCCTACATGAAGGCCCGGCGGGACGCCCTGGGGGGCTATATTCCGGCTCGGCGGCGTACTGCCGAAGCCCTGCCCATGCCTCCCCTGTCCGCCTTTGACAGCCTGCTCAAGGCTTCCGGCCAGGGTCGGGAATTTTCCACCACCATGGCCCTGGTACGCATCCTCAGCCACCTGCTCAAGGACAAGGCCCTGGCCAAACACATTGTCCCCATCGTGCCGGATGAATCCCGCACCTTCGGCATGGAAGGCATGTTCCGCCAGTTCGGCATCTGGAATCAGGAAGGCCAGAAGTACGTGCCGGAAGACCACGACCAGCTGATGTTCTACAAGGAATCCCGCACCGGGCAGATCCTCCAGGAAGGCATCAACGAAGCGGGGGCCATGGCGGACTGGATCGCCGCCGGGACCAGCTACAGCACCCACGGGGTGCAGATGGTGCCCTTCTACATCTTCTATTCCATGTTCGGCCTGCAACGCACCATGGATCTGTGTTGGGCGGCCGCCGACCAACGCACTCGGGGCTTCCTCATCGGGGGCACCTCCGGGCGCACCACCCTGAACGGGGAAGGGCTGCAACACGAGGACGGCCATTCCCACCTGCTCTCCGCCGCCATTCCCAACTGCATTTCCTACGACCCCACCTTCGCCTATGAAGTGGCGGTGATCGTCCAGGACGGCCTGCGCCGCATGTATGTGGAGCAGGAAGACGTCTATTACTACATCACCGTGCTCAACGAAAACTACGAGCACCCGGAAATGCCGGAAGGAGTGGAAGCCGCCATCCTCAAGGGCATGTACCAGCTGAAGAAGGGGGTGGCGTCCGACGGTCCCCGGGTGCAACTGCTCGGCTCCGGTTCCATCCTCCGGGAAGTGATCGCCGCCGCCGACCTGCTGCGTCAGGACTGGGGCGTGGAAGCAGACATCTGGTCCTGCCCCAGCTTCACCGAGCTGTCCCGGGACGGCTACGCCGCCCAGCGCTGGAACATGCTCCACCCCCTGGAAACGCCCCGCCGTTCCCACGTGGAAGCCTGCCTGGAAGACACCCGGGGCCCCATCGTGGCGGCCACCGACTATGTGCGCCTGGTAGCCGACCAAATCCGTCCCTTCCTCAACCGCCGCTACACCGTACTGGGCACGGACGGCTTTGGCCGCTCCGACACCCGGGCCAAGCTGCGCCACTTCTTCGAAGTGGACCGCTACTGGGTCACCCTGGCCGCCCTCAAGTCCCTGGCGGACGACGGGCTCCTGGCCCGGGAAAAGGTGGCCGAAGCCCTGACCAAATACGGTCTGGACCCGGAAAAACTCAACCCCCTGCACGCCTGA
- the aceF gene encoding dihydrolipoyllysine-residue acetyltransferase has product MSQVIEVKVPDIGDFKDVPVIEVMVKPGDTVQVDDALVTLESDKATMDVPSPAAGVVKEIKVQLGDRVSEGSLVVLLEASGDATAEAPAAPAAAPTPNAPAPAATTAPALVEVTVPDIGDFKDVPVIEVFVKPGDPVKVDDALVTLESDKATMDVPCSVAGVVKEVKVKLGDKVSQGVAVVVVETAAQASAPAPAEAPAAPFRITPPEFTGPAPTQPYAPAALAPVPPLGGKTHASPSVRAFARELGVDLTKVAATGPKGRILKEDVTAFVKGALSGAAPAAAPGGSLGGGLDLLPWPKIDFSKFGEIDTQPLSRIKKISGQNLSRNWAMIPAVTYHEDADITDLEAFRVQLNKENEKAGIKLTMLAFLIKASVRALQQFPEFNASLDGENLVLKKYFHIGFAADTPNGLVVPVVKNADQKSIVEIAQESGSLAKQARDGKLKPADMQGACFTISSLGGIGGTYFSPIINAPEVAILGVNKNVMKPVWDGKAFAPRLMLPLSLTADHRVIDGALATRFNVYLAKLLADFRRVML; this is encoded by the coding sequence ATGAGCCAAGTGATTGAAGTGAAGGTTCCGGACATCGGGGATTTCAAGGATGTGCCGGTCATCGAAGTAATGGTCAAACCCGGGGACACGGTCCAAGTGGACGACGCCCTGGTCACCCTGGAATCGGACAAAGCCACCATGGACGTGCCCTCCCCGGCCGCCGGGGTGGTCAAGGAAATCAAGGTACAACTGGGGGACCGGGTTTCCGAAGGTAGCCTGGTTGTGCTGCTGGAAGCCTCCGGGGACGCCACCGCAGAAGCGCCCGCCGCTCCGGCGGCAGCGCCCACCCCGAACGCCCCGGCCCCCGCAGCAACGACCGCCCCCGCCCTGGTGGAAGTGACCGTGCCGGATATCGGGGACTTCAAGGACGTGCCGGTCATCGAGGTATTCGTCAAACCCGGTGACCCGGTGAAGGTGGATGACGCCCTGGTGACCCTGGAATCGGACAAGGCCACCATGGATGTGCCCTGCTCCGTGGCCGGGGTGGTCAAGGAAGTGAAGGTGAAGCTGGGGGACAAGGTGTCCCAAGGGGTCGCCGTGGTGGTGGTAGAAACCGCCGCCCAGGCATCCGCCCCGGCCCCGGCAGAAGCCCCCGCCGCCCCCTTCCGCATCACCCCCCCGGAATTTACCGGCCCGGCCCCCACCCAGCCCTACGCCCCGGCGGCCCTGGCCCCCGTACCGCCCCTGGGAGGCAAGACCCACGCCTCTCCCTCGGTACGGGCCTTCGCCCGGGAACTGGGGGTGGATTTAACCAAGGTGGCCGCCACCGGCCCCAAGGGTCGCATCCTCAAGGAAGACGTGACGGCCTTCGTCAAGGGCGCCCTGTCCGGCGCCGCTCCGGCTGCGGCTCCTGGCGGCTCCCTGGGCGGTGGGCTGGATCTGTTGCCCTGGCCCAAGATCGATTTCAGCAAATTCGGGGAAATCGACACCCAGCCCCTGTCCCGCATCAAGAAAATCTCCGGTCAGAATCTGTCCCGCAACTGGGCCATGATTCCCGCCGTGACCTACCATGAGGACGCGGACATCACGGACCTGGAAGCCTTCCGGGTCCAGCTCAACAAGGAAAACGAAAAGGCGGGCATTAAGCTCACCATGCTGGCTTTCCTCATCAAGGCCAGCGTCCGGGCCCTGCAGCAATTCCCCGAGTTCAACGCCTCCTTGGATGGGGAAAATCTGGTGCTGAAAAAGTATTTCCACATCGGTTTTGCCGCCGACACCCCCAACGGTCTGGTGGTGCCCGTGGTGAAAAACGCGGATCAGAAGTCCATCGTGGAAATCGCCCAGGAAAGCGGTTCCTTGGCCAAACAGGCCCGGGACGGCAAGCTCAAACCGGCGGACATGCAGGGGGCCTGCTTCACCATTTCCAGCCTGGGAGGCATCGGCGGCACCTACTTCTCCCCCATTATCAATGCGCCGGAAGTGGCCATTCTGGGGGTGAACAAGAATGTGATGAAGCCGGTCTGGGACGGCAAGGCCTTCGCGCCCCGGCTCATGCTGCCCCTCTCCCTGACCGCCGACCACCGGGTCATCGACGGGGCCCTGGCGACCCGCTTCAACGTCTATCTGGCCAAGCTCCTGGCGGACTTCCGCCGGGTCATGCTGTAA